One genomic region from Anopheles bellator chromosome 2, idAnoBellAS_SP24_06.2, whole genome shotgun sequence encodes:
- the LOC131210564 gene encoding fork head domain-containing protein FD4-like — protein sequence MPRPSRDSYGDQKPPYSYISLTAMAIWSSPEKMLSLNDIYKFITDRFPYYRTNTQRWQNSLRHNLSFNDCFIKVPRRPDRPGKGAYWTLHPKAFDMFQNGSLLRRRKRFKLHQTDKDWLNEEFVALANMNRFFLAQTGAPTYHDSPGYYPPLTEPLGGSTTTTTSLSPPNVLYAPISPPLSPPEDLAVGQHQPSVCSAPLRSESPAIVSKVVPVPATPVSTPNPPKPKRSFTIESLIEPDSCSDSEESERILPQHHLQHHQHQQQQQQQQINQLRHLSQQQFMSNISAFNEYAVVMQHHHQQQVAAAAAALGQAPYGSGVPVHPLLLPLGKLPSSAYFLQSAGAAAFHHHPHHVHHHGTHHPPPSALSPVRPVHHLHPHELAHQALRPEPQSLAIA from the coding sequence ATGCCTCGTCCTTCGCGCGATTCTTACGGCGATCAGAAGCCACCGTACTCGTACATTTCGctcacggcgatggcgatctgGTCCTCGCCCGAGAAAATGCTTTCGTTAAACGACATCTACAAGTTCATCACCGATCGGTTCCCGTACTATCGTACCAACACGCAGCGCTGGCAGAACTCGTTACGGCACAACCTTAGCTTCAACGATTGCTTCATCAAGGTCCCTcgccgaccggaccgacccgGCAAGGGTGCGTACTGGACGCTCCACCCGAAGGCATTCGACATGTTCCAGAATGGCAGCCTGCTCCGGCGCCGGAAGCGCTTCAAGCTGCACCAAACCGATAAGGACTGGCTGAACGAGGAGTTTGTGGCGCTCGCCAACATGAATCGCTTCTTCCTGGCACAAACCGGGGCCCCGACGTACCACGACTCACCGGGTTACTATCCGCCGCTGACGGAACCGCTCGGTGGcagcactaccaccaccaccagtctGTCGCCCCCGAACGTGCTGTATGCGCCGATATCCCCGCCACTCTCGCCACCGGAAGATCTGGCGGTCGGCCAACACCAGCCATCAGTATGCTCCGCTCCCCTGCGCTCCGAGTCGCCCGCCATCGTCAGTAAGGTCGTACCGGTTCCGGCCACTCCGGTCAGCACGCCAAACCCACCCAAACCAAAGCGATCGTTCACGATCGAAAGTCTGATCGAGCCAGACAGCTGTTCCGATTCCGAGGAGAGCGAGCGTATCCTGCCACAGCATCATCTccagcaccatcagcaccagcagcagcagcagcagcagcagattaaCCAACTGCGCCATCTAAGCCAGCAGCAGTTTATGAGCAACATTTCCGCGTTCAACGAGTACGCCGTGGTCatgcagcatcaccaccagcagcaggtggccgccgctgccgcagcaCTCGGCCAGGCTCCTTACGGGTCGGGAGTCCCGGTGCATCCGCTGCTCCTGCCACTGGGCAAGTTACCGTCGTCGGCCTACTTCCTACAATCGGCCGGGGCAGCCGCCTTTCATCACCATCCTCACCACGTGCACCATCACGGGACGCATCATCCGCCGCCATCCGCGTTGTCCCCGGTGCGCCCGGTACATCATCTGCATCCGCACGAGCTGGCGCATCAGGCGTTACGACCCGAGCCGCAGTCCCTAGCAATCGCTTGA